In a genomic window of Physeter macrocephalus isolate SW-GA chromosome 14, ASM283717v5, whole genome shotgun sequence:
- the PCK1 gene encoding phosphoenolpyruvate carboxykinase, cytosolic [GTP] isoform X2: MLVVLSHYISRHPWDSLANLPLKDVSLWSLCGAFFQKVEPSPDRLARCNADKARGVGGHPWLFLLRKPVLFLWREPWRPCPSAQPRPAEMPPQLSDGLSYSAKVVQGTLDSLPQAVREFVESNAKLCRPDQIHICDGSEDENRQLLGHMEEAGVIKRLRKYDNCWLALTDPRDVARIESKTVIITQEQRDTVPIPKTGLSQLGRWMSEEDFEKAFNARFPGCMKGRTMYVVPFSMGPLGSPLSRIGVELTDSPYVVASMRIMTRMGAPVLEALGDGEFVKCLHSVGCPLPLKKPLVNNWACNPEIPLIAHLPDRREIISFGSGYGGNSLLGKKCFALRMASRLAKEEGWLAEHMLILGITNPKGQKKYFAAAFPSACGKTNLAMMSPTLPGWKVECVGDDIAWMKLDQQGNLRAINPENGFFGVAPGTSMKTNPNAIKTIQKNTIFTNVAETSDGGVYWEGIDQPLASGIKLISWKGKEWDPKDGEPCAHPNSRFCTPASQCPIIDPDWESPDGVPIEAIIFGGRRPVGIPLVYEALSWQHGVFVGAAMRSEGTAAAEHKGKGIMHDPFAMRPFFGYNFGQYLAHWLSMARRPEAKLPKIFHVNWFRKDKAGRFLWPGFGENSRVLEWMFARVGGEGGAKLTPIGYIPDEGALDLRGLGDVSMKELFHISKEFWEEEVEDIQKYLEEQVNADLPREIESEVLALKQRISRM, from the exons cccagccccgacCGTCTGGCAAGGTGCAACGCGGACAAGGCGCGTGGAGTTGGAGGGCATCCGTGGTTGTTTTTGTTAAGGAAGCCTGTGCTTTTTCTCTGGCGGGAACCTTGGCGCCCGTGCCCCtcagcccagccccgccccgcagAGATGCCTCCCCAGCTCTCAGATGGCCTCAGCTACTCAGCCAAAGTCGTCCAGGGCACCCTGGACAGCCTGCCCCAGGCCGTGAGAGAGTTCGTGGAGAGCAACGCCAAGCTGTGCCGGCCCGACCAGATCCACATCTGTGACGGCTCCGAGGATGAGAACCGACAGCTGCTGGGCCACATGGAGGAGGCGGGTGTGATCAAGAGGCTGAGGAAGTACGACAACTG CTGGTTGGCTCTCACTGACCCCAGGGATGTGGCCAGAATTGAAAGCAAGACGGTCATCATTACTCAAGAGCAAAGAGATACGGTGCCCATCCCCAAAACCGGCCTCAGCCAACTGGGTCGCTGGATGTCCGAGGAGGATTTTGAGAAAGCGTTCAATGCCCGATTTCCAGGGTGCATGAAAG GTCGCACCATGTACGTCGTCCCGTTCAGCATGGGGCCCCTGGGCTCGCCTCTGTCCAGGATCGGCGTTGAGCTGACAGACTCGCCCTACGTGGTGGCCAGCATGCGTATCATGACGCGGATGGGCGCGCCTGTCCTGGAAGCGCTGGGGGACGGGGAGTTCGTCAAGTGCCTCCATTCCGTGGGGTGCCCTTTGCCTTTAAAAA AGCCTTTGGTTAACAACTGGGCCTGCAACCCGGAGATACCACTCATCGCCCACCTGCCCGACCGCAGAGAAATCATCTCCTTCGGGAGCGGGTACGGCGGGAACTCGCTCCTTGGGAAGAAGTGCTTTGCTCTCAGGATGGCCAGCCGGCTGGCCAAGGAGGAGGGGTGGCTGGCAGAGCACATGCTG ATTCTGGGCATAACCAACCCCAAGGGCCAGAAGAAGTACTTCGCGGCTGCCTTTCCCAGCGCCTGCGGCAAGACCAACCTGGCCATGATGAGCCCCACCCTCCCAGGGTGGAAAGTAGAGTGCGTGGGGGACGACATCGCCTGGATGAAACTTGACCAACAAG GTAACTTGCGGGCCATCAACCCAGAGAACGGGTTTTTTGGTGTCGCTCCTGGAACCTCTATGAAGACAAACCCCAATGCCATCAAGACCATCCAGAAGAATACCATCTTCACCAACGTGGCCGAGACCAGCGATGGGGGCGTTTACTGGGAAGGCATTGACCAGCCACTGGCCTCGGGCATCAAGCTCATTTCCTGGAAGGGCAAGGAGTGGGACCCCAAGGATG GGGAGCCTTGCGCGCACCCCAACTCGCGGTTCTGCACCCCTGCCAGCCAGTGCCCCATCATCGACCCTGACTGGGAGTCTCCGGACGGCGTGCCCATCGAGGCCATCATCTTCGGGGGGCGCCGACCTGTGG GCATCCCTCTGGTCTATGAGGCTCTCAGCTGGCAGCATGGTGTGTTTGTGGGTGCGGCCATGAGATCGGAGGGCACGGCAGCGGCGGAACACAAGG GCAAAGGCATCATGCACGACCCCTTTGCCATGCGGCCCTTCTTCGGCTACAACTTCGGCCAGTACCTGGCGCACTGGCTTAGCATGGCCCGGCGCCCCGAGGCCAAGCTGCCCAAGATCTTCCACGTCAACTGGTTCCGGAAGGACAAGGCCGGCAGGTTCCTCTGGCCGGGCTTCGGCGAGAACTCCAGGGTGCTGGAGTGGATGTTCGCCCGTGTTGGCGGGGAAGGGGGCGCCAAGCTCACGCCCATCGGCTACATCCCCGACGAGGGCGCCCTGGACCTTCGGGGCCTGGGGGACGTCAGCATGAAGGAGCTCTTCCACATCTCCAAGGAGttctgggaggaggaggtggaagaCATCCAGAAGTACCTGGAGGAGCAGGTGAACGCCGACCTCCCCCGTGAGATAGAGAGCGAGGTCCTGGCCCTGAAGCAAAGAATCAGCCGGATGTAA
- the PCK1 gene encoding phosphoenolpyruvate carboxykinase, cytosolic [GTP] isoform X1 yields the protein MLVVLSHYISRHPWDSLANLPLKDVSLWSLCGAFFQKVEPSPDRLARCNADKARGVGGHPWLFLLRKPVLFLWREPWRPCPSAQPRPAEMPPQLSDGLSYSAKVVQGTLDSLPQAVREFVESNAKLCRPDQIHICDGSEDENRQLLGHMEEAGVIKRLRKYDNCWLALTDPRDVARIESKTVIITQEQRDTVPIPKTGLSQLGRWMSEEDFEKAFNARFPGCMKGRTMYVVPFSMGPLGSPLSRIGVELTDSPYVVASMRIMTRMGAPVLEALGDGEFVKCLHSVGCPLPLKKPLVNNWACNPEIPLIAHLPDRREIISFGSGYGGNSLLGKKCFALRMASRLAKEEGWLAEHMLILGITNPKGQKKYFAAAFPSACGKTNLAMMSPTLPGWKVECVGDDIAWMKLDQQGNLRAINPENGFFGVAPGTSMKTNPNAIKTIQKNTIFTNVAETSDGGVYWEGIDQPLASGIKLISWKGKEWDPKDGEPCAHPNSRFCTPASQCPIIDPDWESPDGVPIEAIIFGGRRPVGIPLVYEALSWQHGVFVGAAMRSEGTAAAEHKGESGQNLEPPRREMDCSVSVSVALCLCVSLALSLCLCLWVPSLSLCLSVSLSLCLSCSVSLSLSLGSLSVSLSLSLHVSVSLWLCLSVSVSGFPLCLSVSVWLCLCVSVSGFPLCLCVSGSVSVSVSLSLGSLSVSVSLCSISLCLSLCGEVGKTRSPRPQ from the exons cccagccccgacCGTCTGGCAAGGTGCAACGCGGACAAGGCGCGTGGAGTTGGAGGGCATCCGTGGTTGTTTTTGTTAAGGAAGCCTGTGCTTTTTCTCTGGCGGGAACCTTGGCGCCCGTGCCCCtcagcccagccccgccccgcagAGATGCCTCCCCAGCTCTCAGATGGCCTCAGCTACTCAGCCAAAGTCGTCCAGGGCACCCTGGACAGCCTGCCCCAGGCCGTGAGAGAGTTCGTGGAGAGCAACGCCAAGCTGTGCCGGCCCGACCAGATCCACATCTGTGACGGCTCCGAGGATGAGAACCGACAGCTGCTGGGCCACATGGAGGAGGCGGGTGTGATCAAGAGGCTGAGGAAGTACGACAACTG CTGGTTGGCTCTCACTGACCCCAGGGATGTGGCCAGAATTGAAAGCAAGACGGTCATCATTACTCAAGAGCAAAGAGATACGGTGCCCATCCCCAAAACCGGCCTCAGCCAACTGGGTCGCTGGATGTCCGAGGAGGATTTTGAGAAAGCGTTCAATGCCCGATTTCCAGGGTGCATGAAAG GTCGCACCATGTACGTCGTCCCGTTCAGCATGGGGCCCCTGGGCTCGCCTCTGTCCAGGATCGGCGTTGAGCTGACAGACTCGCCCTACGTGGTGGCCAGCATGCGTATCATGACGCGGATGGGCGCGCCTGTCCTGGAAGCGCTGGGGGACGGGGAGTTCGTCAAGTGCCTCCATTCCGTGGGGTGCCCTTTGCCTTTAAAAA AGCCTTTGGTTAACAACTGGGCCTGCAACCCGGAGATACCACTCATCGCCCACCTGCCCGACCGCAGAGAAATCATCTCCTTCGGGAGCGGGTACGGCGGGAACTCGCTCCTTGGGAAGAAGTGCTTTGCTCTCAGGATGGCCAGCCGGCTGGCCAAGGAGGAGGGGTGGCTGGCAGAGCACATGCTG ATTCTGGGCATAACCAACCCCAAGGGCCAGAAGAAGTACTTCGCGGCTGCCTTTCCCAGCGCCTGCGGCAAGACCAACCTGGCCATGATGAGCCCCACCCTCCCAGGGTGGAAAGTAGAGTGCGTGGGGGACGACATCGCCTGGATGAAACTTGACCAACAAG GTAACTTGCGGGCCATCAACCCAGAGAACGGGTTTTTTGGTGTCGCTCCTGGAACCTCTATGAAGACAAACCCCAATGCCATCAAGACCATCCAGAAGAATACCATCTTCACCAACGTGGCCGAGACCAGCGATGGGGGCGTTTACTGGGAAGGCATTGACCAGCCACTGGCCTCGGGCATCAAGCTCATTTCCTGGAAGGGCAAGGAGTGGGACCCCAAGGATG GGGAGCCTTGCGCGCACCCCAACTCGCGGTTCTGCACCCCTGCCAGCCAGTGCCCCATCATCGACCCTGACTGGGAGTCTCCGGACGGCGTGCCCATCGAGGCCATCATCTTCGGGGGGCGCCGACCTGTGG GCATCCCTCTGGTCTATGAGGCTCTCAGCTGGCAGCATGGTGTGTTTGTGGGTGCGGCCATGAGATCGGAGGGCACGGCAGCGGCGGAACACAAGGGTGAGTCCGGCCAGAATCTGGAGCCGCCGAGAAGGGAGATGGActgctctgtctctgtctctgtggctctctgtctctgtgtctctctggctctgtctctgtgtctctgtctctgggttccctctctgtctctgtgtctctctgtctctctgtctctgtgtctctcttgctctgtctctctgtctctgtctctgggttccctctctgtctctctgtctctgtctctgcatgtctctgtctctctctggctctgtctctctgtctctgtctctgggttccctctctgtctctctgtctctgtctggctctgtctctgtgtctctgtctctgggttccctctctgtctctgtgtctctggctctgtctctgtctctgtgtctctgtctctgggttccctctctgtctctgtgtctctctgctccatctccctgtgtctctctctgtgcgGAGAGGTAGGGAAAACCAGGTCGCCACGTCCGCAGTGA
- the PCK1 gene encoding phosphoenolpyruvate carboxykinase, cytosolic [GTP] isoform X3 → MPPQLSDGLSYSAKVVQGTLDSLPQAVREFVESNAKLCRPDQIHICDGSEDENRQLLGHMEEAGVIKRLRKYDNCWLALTDPRDVARIESKTVIITQEQRDTVPIPKTGLSQLGRWMSEEDFEKAFNARFPGCMKGRTMYVVPFSMGPLGSPLSRIGVELTDSPYVVASMRIMTRMGAPVLEALGDGEFVKCLHSVGCPLPLKKPLVNNWACNPEIPLIAHLPDRREIISFGSGYGGNSLLGKKCFALRMASRLAKEEGWLAEHMLILGITNPKGQKKYFAAAFPSACGKTNLAMMSPTLPGWKVECVGDDIAWMKLDQQGNLRAINPENGFFGVAPGTSMKTNPNAIKTIQKNTIFTNVAETSDGGVYWEGIDQPLASGIKLISWKGKEWDPKDGEPCAHPNSRFCTPASQCPIIDPDWESPDGVPIEAIIFGGRRPVGIPLVYEALSWQHGVFVGAAMRSEGTAAAEHKGESGQNLEPPRREMDCSVSVSVALCLCVSLALSLCLCLWVPSLSLCLSVSLSLCLSCSVSLSLSLGSLSVSLSLSLHVSVSLWLCLSVSVSGFPLCLSVSVWLCLCVSVSGFPLCLCVSGSVSVSVSLSLGSLSVSVSLCSISLCLSLCGEVGKTRSPRPQ, encoded by the exons ATGCCTCCCCAGCTCTCAGATGGCCTCAGCTACTCAGCCAAAGTCGTCCAGGGCACCCTGGACAGCCTGCCCCAGGCCGTGAGAGAGTTCGTGGAGAGCAACGCCAAGCTGTGCCGGCCCGACCAGATCCACATCTGTGACGGCTCCGAGGATGAGAACCGACAGCTGCTGGGCCACATGGAGGAGGCGGGTGTGATCAAGAGGCTGAGGAAGTACGACAACTG CTGGTTGGCTCTCACTGACCCCAGGGATGTGGCCAGAATTGAAAGCAAGACGGTCATCATTACTCAAGAGCAAAGAGATACGGTGCCCATCCCCAAAACCGGCCTCAGCCAACTGGGTCGCTGGATGTCCGAGGAGGATTTTGAGAAAGCGTTCAATGCCCGATTTCCAGGGTGCATGAAAG GTCGCACCATGTACGTCGTCCCGTTCAGCATGGGGCCCCTGGGCTCGCCTCTGTCCAGGATCGGCGTTGAGCTGACAGACTCGCCCTACGTGGTGGCCAGCATGCGTATCATGACGCGGATGGGCGCGCCTGTCCTGGAAGCGCTGGGGGACGGGGAGTTCGTCAAGTGCCTCCATTCCGTGGGGTGCCCTTTGCCTTTAAAAA AGCCTTTGGTTAACAACTGGGCCTGCAACCCGGAGATACCACTCATCGCCCACCTGCCCGACCGCAGAGAAATCATCTCCTTCGGGAGCGGGTACGGCGGGAACTCGCTCCTTGGGAAGAAGTGCTTTGCTCTCAGGATGGCCAGCCGGCTGGCCAAGGAGGAGGGGTGGCTGGCAGAGCACATGCTG ATTCTGGGCATAACCAACCCCAAGGGCCAGAAGAAGTACTTCGCGGCTGCCTTTCCCAGCGCCTGCGGCAAGACCAACCTGGCCATGATGAGCCCCACCCTCCCAGGGTGGAAAGTAGAGTGCGTGGGGGACGACATCGCCTGGATGAAACTTGACCAACAAG GTAACTTGCGGGCCATCAACCCAGAGAACGGGTTTTTTGGTGTCGCTCCTGGAACCTCTATGAAGACAAACCCCAATGCCATCAAGACCATCCAGAAGAATACCATCTTCACCAACGTGGCCGAGACCAGCGATGGGGGCGTTTACTGGGAAGGCATTGACCAGCCACTGGCCTCGGGCATCAAGCTCATTTCCTGGAAGGGCAAGGAGTGGGACCCCAAGGATG GGGAGCCTTGCGCGCACCCCAACTCGCGGTTCTGCACCCCTGCCAGCCAGTGCCCCATCATCGACCCTGACTGGGAGTCTCCGGACGGCGTGCCCATCGAGGCCATCATCTTCGGGGGGCGCCGACCTGTGG GCATCCCTCTGGTCTATGAGGCTCTCAGCTGGCAGCATGGTGTGTTTGTGGGTGCGGCCATGAGATCGGAGGGCACGGCAGCGGCGGAACACAAGGGTGAGTCCGGCCAGAATCTGGAGCCGCCGAGAAGGGAGATGGActgctctgtctctgtctctgtggctctctgtctctgtgtctctctggctctgtctctgtgtctctgtctctgggttccctctctgtctctgtgtctctctgtctctctgtctctgtgtctctcttgctctgtctctctgtctctgtctctgggttccctctctgtctctctgtctctgtctctgcatgtctctgtctctctctggctctgtctctctgtctctgtctctgggttccctctctgtctctctgtctctgtctggctctgtctctgtgtctctgtctctgggttccctctctgtctctgtgtctctggctctgtctctgtctctgtgtctctgtctctgggttccctctctgtctctgtgtctctctgctccatctccctgtgtctctctctgtgcgGAGAGGTAGGGAAAACCAGGTCGCCACGTCCGCAGTGA